In Magnolia sinica isolate HGM2019 chromosome 12, MsV1, whole genome shotgun sequence, a single genomic region encodes these proteins:
- the LOC131220802 gene encoding cadmium-induced protein AS8 isoform X2 yields MGMAIRCCGGNGNAILMIIKGLFRRYERWNPVHPTFGAFWGMGIGIGCGVGWGPGFGPEVIGYVGSGCGVGFSVGITLAGVALEGARSGAFKFARSSALPIMKNVAGDGWNNVVPYVSGFNKEARGRLSGFKVDRSFGLGIDLPELHKCVTYHVQSVLESLGAFKDRRLPPREGT; encoded by the exons atgggaatgGCAATACG TTGTTGTGGTGGTAATGGCAATGCG ATCCTTATGATCATAAAAGGGCTGTTCAGGAGGTATGAAAGATGGAACCCTGTGCATCCAACTTTTGGAGCCTTTTGGGGCATGGGGATTGGCATCGGGTGCGGTGTTGGGTGGGGCCCAGGATTTGGGCCTGAGGTCATTGGCTACGTGGGATCGGGATGCGGCGTCGGGTTTAGTGTCGGAATCACACTAGCCGGTGTTG CTTTGGAGGGAGCGAGAAGTGGGGCTTTCAAGTTTGCGAGATCAAGCGCTCTTCCCATCATGAAAAATGTGGCCGGGGATGGTTGGAACAACGTCGTCCCATACGTATCTGGTTTCAATAAAGAAGCCCGTGGGAGGCTATCTGGCTTTAAGGTTGACCGTTCCTTTGGTTTGGGTATTGACTTACCCGAGCTACATAAGTGCGTGACATACCATGTTCAGTCTGTTTTGGAATCATTAGGAGCATTCAAAGACCGGCGATTGCCTCCAAGAGAAGGTACATGA
- the LOC131220802 gene encoding cadmium-induced protein AS8 isoform X1, giving the protein MIIKGLFRRYERWNPVHPTFGAFWGMGIGIGCGVGWGPGFGPEVIGYVGSGCGVGFSVGITLAGVGIGLPANFLIQIPYNALEGARSGAFKFARSSALPIMKNVAGDGWNNVVPYVSGFNKEARGRLSGFKVDRSFGLGIDLPELHKCVTYHVQSVLESLGAFKDRRLPPREGT; this is encoded by the exons ATGATCATAAAAGGGCTGTTCAGGAGGTATGAAAGATGGAACCCTGTGCATCCAACTTTTGGAGCCTTTTGGGGCATGGGGATTGGCATCGGGTGCGGTGTTGGGTGGGGCCCAGGATTTGGGCCTGAGGTCATTGGCTACGTGGGATCGGGATGCGGCGTCGGGTTTAGTGTCGGAATCACACTAGCCGGTGTTGGTATTGGCCTCCCTGCAAACTTCCTTATTCAAATTCCTTACAATG CTTTGGAGGGAGCGAGAAGTGGGGCTTTCAAGTTTGCGAGATCAAGCGCTCTTCCCATCATGAAAAATGTGGCCGGGGATGGTTGGAACAACGTCGTCCCATACGTATCTGGTTTCAATAAAGAAGCCCGTGGGAGGCTATCTGGCTTTAAGGTTGACCGTTCCTTTGGTTTGGGTATTGACTTACCCGAGCTACATAAGTGCGTGACATACCATGTTCAGTCTGTTTTGGAATCATTAGGAGCATTCAAAGACCGGCGATTGCCTCCAAGAGAAGGTACATGA